The following coding sequences are from one Acipenser ruthenus chromosome 7, fAciRut3.2 maternal haplotype, whole genome shotgun sequence window:
- the LOC117414892 gene encoding dihydrolipoyl dehydrogenase, mitochondrial, translated as MQSWNRLYCTLAKRGHVHHLPRRLQGITAVTLRTYADKTPIDADVTVIGSGPGGYVAAIKAAQLGFKTVCVEKNETLGGTCLNVGCIPSKALLNNSYLYHLAHGKDFASRGIEITGLQLNLEKMMEQKSGAVKALTGGIAHLFKQNKVMHVPGLGKITGKNQVTATGSDGSEQVINSKNILIATGSEVTPFPGIQIDEDTVVSSTGALSLKSVPEKMIVIGAGVIGVELGSVWQRLGSTVTAVEFLGHVGGLGIDMEISKNFQRILQKQGLKFKLGTKVTGATRRPDGKIDVLVEAAAGGKSDVLTCDVLLVCIGRRPFTQNLGLESVGIELDNRGRIPVNNRFQTKVPSVFAIGDVIAGPMLAHKAEDEGIICVEGMAGGAVHIDYNCVPSVIYTHPEVAWVGKNEEQLKEEGVPYKIGKFPFAANSRAKTNADTDGLVKILSHKETDRILGAHILGTGAGEMINEATLAMEYGASSEDVARVCHAHPTVSEAFREANLAASFGKAINF; from the exons ATGCAGAGCTGGAACCGGTTGTATTGCACTTTAGCCaag CGAGGCCATGTACACCACCTACCTCGCAGGCTCCAGGGAATCACAGCGGTGACACTGAGAACCTATGCAGACAAGACACCAA TTGATGCTGATGTCACTGTAATTGGCTCAGGGCCAGGAGGTTATGTGGCTGCCATTAAAGCTGCCCAGCTTGGTTTTAAG actGTGTGTGTGGAAAAGAATGAAACTTTGGGAGGAACATGCTTGAATGTTGGCTGCATCCCTTCAAAG GCTTTACTCAACAACTCTTATCTATATCACTTGGCACATGGAAAGGATTTTGCCAGCAGAGGTATTGAaa TAACAGGACTCCAGTTAAACCTGGAGAAGATGATGGAACAGAAGAGTGGTGCAGTCAAGGCCTTGACAGGTGGCATTGctcatttatttaaacagaacaag gtgatGCATGTTCCAGGATTAGGGAAGATTACAGGAAAGAACCAGGTTACAGCAACAGGTAGTGATGGCAGTGAGCAAGTTATCAACTCCAAGAACATCCTGATAGCTACTGGTTCAGAGGTTACACCCTTCCCTGGAATTCAG ATTGATGAAGACACTGTTGTGTCTTCCACTGGTGCCCTGTCTTTGAAGAGTGTTCCTGAAAAGATGATTGTAATAGGTGCTGGAGTGATTGGTGTAGAACTG GGTTCAGTGTGGCAGCGACTAGGTTCAACAGTAACGGCTGTCGAGTTCCTGGGCCATGTAGGTGGATTGGGCATTGACATGGAGATCTCAAAAAACTTCCAACGAATCCTGCAAAAACAGGGCCTCAAATTCAAACTGGGCACTAAGGTTACTGGGGCAACCAGGAGGCCAGATGGAAAGATTGATGTCTT AGTTGAAGCAGCTGCAGGTGGGAAGTCTGATGTCCTCACTTGTGATGTGCTCTTGGTCTGCATCGGCCGTCGTCCTTTTACTCAGAATCTGGGCTTGGAGAGTGTTGGTATTGAGCTAGATAATCGTGGCAGAATCCCAGTCAACAACAGATTCCAGACAAAGGTTCCAAG TGTCTTTGCCATTGGGGATGTTATTGCTGGCCCTATGCTGGCTCATAAGGCTGAAGATGAAGGTATTATCTGTGTAGAGGGAATGGCTGGAGGAGCCGTGCACATAGACTACAACTGTGTGCCGTCTGTTATCTACACTCATCCAGAGGTGGCTTGGGTTGGTAAAAATGAGGAGCAGCTGAAAGAGGAG GGTGTCCCCTATAAAATTGGCAAGTTCCCATTTGCTGCAAATAGCCGTGCTAAAACAAATGCAGACACAGATGGTTTGGTGAAGATCCTGAGTCACAAAGAAACAGACCGGATTCTGGGAGCGCACATTCTTGGGACA GGTGCTGGTGAAATGATAAATGAAGCTACATTAGCAATGGAGTACGGAGCATCTTCTGAAGATGTAGCCAGAGTGTGTCATGCTCATCCA ACTGTTTCAGAAGCCTTCAGAGAAGCAAACTTGGCAGCATCGTTTGGCAAAGCCATCAATTTTTAA